The DNA region aaaataggaGAGTGGAGATAATGGGAGAGAAAGTGTATCGCTCAGGAATGGGATTCATTCCTCCCAATATAGAGAGAATTGGATGATTCCTGAGTATCcgggaatcaaatcaatatcctGGAATCAAAACCACCAACCAAACATCTCATTTCATTCCCTTTCCCATTCCTGAGTACAAAAACCACGTACCAAGCATGCCCTAAACTTTTAGAAAAACAGTTAGAACtataattaaactatattattgtttttaatcatTATTGACTTTTTACTTAAAGAAACAAATACTCTAACAAACAAATCTACactatatttatcatttaattattgtatcatataattattaaaaatgatgaattattttggattcatatattaattaaaaatatatataaacaagtaTTTTAAAAGTTCAATGTAATATATATCTCTATTAATCTTTGACTTacaattcatatattttaattaagtgaaTAAGTTCTCTGTGACTTCACTAATATTCTCCATATATCAtccattattaattaaactataaacAATTCATactattataagaaaaatatatacttatctaattaattgtcTTTCTTTTAAGAAGATGGGATTCCAACTAACTTATAAAAATGCACTCTTTATCATTGTgctaataaacatatttaaattaaataattttgtttattgtgacatcttattttaattaattgtgtttgtAAAGTATTTTATGGGCTTATGAACTAACTTTATTTATAAGCATGACTAATTTGTGTAATAagttgttataataattttgataaataattaatagagcatgaataaaataaaacttgtaATGCatcatttaacaaataaataaaaataaataaaaataataaattgaaacgattaaaaacttattaaatgcACTAAACTCcaataatattacatatttacattACAAGAAGAGCCAAGGGACTAGTGGAGTattatttctctatttaaaaaatatcaattaattttttagttgAAGTGGGTGGATTTTGATCAACAAAAACCTTCACCAGATAGACACTATATGGAGTGCAATTtcatcgattttttttttatattatgaaaaataccatattttttaattaattagaactAAGCATAATACACCCACGGTAACTATCCATTTCAACGCAATCGAATCCGTAACAAGATGAGatcgaactcgtgacattttggtctcttaaaccgacttttagataattattattttaataattaaatcgtttatttatatataaataaaataatttacagtGCTGTAAAAAATAGATTAGTGTCTATTGAGGATATCATTCTGGTGGCCAGCAGCTCCTCCCAACGGATATAACTGAAAGACCAACACTACCTTAAAACTCCTCCAAAAGTCCAATCCACTTACAACTATATCAACCGGCGATGTCTAGCTTCAACGGAATTGTTGAAACTCTCATCACAATCCCCAAGATATTCACAGCTGAAAGGATCAGAAACAGGAAATCAAGAATAGTGGTGTTTAACGAAAACAGGGGAGCGAATTATGAAGAATGTCACGACACTAAATCTTTACAGGCATCTAGGAGAATGGCATTAACCCTTGCCGTGGCAGTCACTCTTTCCGGCGGTGTCGGCACCACAGGAATCTCTCTTGCAAAAGACAATGGGTTCTGGATCGACGGTCCCATTCCCATCCCCCAAATCTATAATAGTAAGTTTAGAACTTGGAAAATCATTCTTATTCATGATGAATTCCtcatttgatttttaatgttgtTGTTGGGATGACAATTGGAAAGAGGAGATAGCAAATGAGGCGACAGGGACTAGATCGTTCCTGAAGAGAGGAATTTACATGGCGAATATTGGAGTGAAAGGAAGTGCACACAGAATCAAGAAATATGCATTCGATCTTTTAGCTTTGGAGGATTTACTAGGACAGAATGCTTGGAACTACGTCATCAAATACCTGCGATTGAAGTCCACATTCTTGTACTATGATTTCGATAAGATCATCTCCGCTGCCTCACCTTCCGACAAACAGCCCCTCATTGATCTCGCCAATAAGTTGTTTAACAGCGTAGAAAAGGTAAAATTAAGAAACTACAGTGAATAatgtattgttattattatgcTGAATGAATGACTGTAATTATATGGGGCAACCCAACAGCTTGAGGACGCAGCGAAGGAGAAGAACGTTCCACAGACAGAGTCGCGTTATAAGGATACAGCAGTTATTCTACAAGAAGTCATGGATAGAATGGACCAATCTTCATGAATCCATCCATCCTTCTTCAAATGTAATTTATGGGTTTGCAGCGAACAGAAGAATCTCATTTTACTTTCCTATTCTGTATTATAATACAATCCCATTCTCCACTGAGAATATAGAAATCTGAGAAATGTTAAAGATTTAActagaagaagaataagataAATCCTTCAATAGTCTATACAAATTTCAAGATTTCTGAAAAATGATCTCTTCCCTTGAAAACTTGGGAATCTCAACCGTAGCTCAAGCGACAACTTGCAGATCGGAAAGTGGGTTGGCGACGAGGGGTTCCGATCTCACAGGCGTTAACTCTGGCAGCAAACTTAACTGAGTTAAGCGATTCGCTGGCAGAGGATGGATCAGGTGAGATATTGACAAACATTAGCACCTTTGAATCTCCTTCCAAGCAAGgctggttaaaaataaaaacacatgtCATTTTTATCCGAAAAATTGAAAATCCATAACAACAGTAAAGATTAGTATTACCTTGAGAAGATAAGTAAGCTTGGAGTTCCTAAACGGTACATGTTCTTGTTTGTTAGCCAGTGCATATATTACATCTGTTAGTGCTGATAAACTCGTGTTAATAGCCTGTGTTTCTTTGAGTCTGTCTCCGGTTGATCCACTCTTGGAGAGCCGTTCACTACCAGCAAGATCTATTAGATTAAGGATTCCTTCCACTTGTTGTCCCGTTCTctgaaaaacaaaaacaagaaaCAAGTTTTAAGGATTCTTTGTCTTTCACTTGTTGATTGTATGTATTGATCATATACCACATTAATTCCAGATATGTGGAGTGTGAATACAAAATGACTTCGAGAAGACTCCTCGTTCATTTGTGTCTTGCCTACTGATCTGAGAATCCAAACAGGTTGTAGTAGTATAAGCATTTTTTAGCCATGTTTTCTTcttcaaaagaacaaaaaaatacCTGTTTTTCTCAGCCTGATTGAGAAGTTCATAAACCTGCTCAATACTCTCAACATGTTTAACTGTCAAACTAGGCACCCATGTGTTTCCGTTTTGGTCATGTTTAATTGTGTATTGCTGCTTCCCATTTTCAGTTATTCTTCCCATATCTGGGCATGACGATGACAGTAAATCGCGAATTGTCTCGTTATATATCTCCAATACATAAACCTTCATCTCATATCTCCAATCTTGCGCTTCTTGACATTTCTTGAATATCTGTTCCAACGACCGCGGTATCATCCCCTTCTGGTCCGGTTTCCCAAGTCTACCCATCATTGTGTAGGTTTTACCAGAGCCCGTTTGCCCATAAGCAAAAATGCAAACCTGAAAAAGATGGTGCCACGGCGATGTCAAGAACAGAAATCTATAAaacttgtttcatttatttattttaccctaTAACCGTCGAGGGCACTTTGCACAAGCTGCTCGATCTCAACAAAAACATCTTCTTGAGAGCCCTCAGGTGTGAATACTCTATCGAACGTGAATGAATCTTTTTTACCTGTCAAACATCTTCTTAGTTTAGTTGTCAATTATGTAAATAACTAACAactatgattattattattaataattgttattacCGTTATGTGTTACATGAATGCCTCTACCAAGAGATTCAGCTGCTACAGGATAAGAAATAACCTTAGCTTCCTCAAAATTACCTTCCTCAGGTAGTAAAGGTCTCACCCTACAGAAAACACGTATATTTCCTTTCAACTCCTGCAGCATCGACAACAACATTAACGATCTTACTATTATCAGAGAAACCTAAAACAAAAACAGGGATTTCCATTTGTCTTACCATAATTGTATTATGCAAATCTTTACGTAGTTTCTCTCCCACCTCCAATTTCAACTCtgcatctgttagacgacattGTAAGTCGTGAATAACCTTTTCCTGATCCTCATATTCGGTCATTTTTCTGTTTGCAGATAAATCAGCCATCTGAAAACaacaataaacaaaaacaaagacATGTTGATTAGATATTCCTCCTTCCCTTCAGTTtcgtatttatttttcaaacaatgAGGATACCTGCAATTTGTTCTCGGCTTGAACCAGCTGCCCTTGCAATATTCCTATCTGCTCGCTCTGAGACGCACATGTGGTCTATTTTCAGAACAAAAACAATTCAGAAAGATGTTCTTCAATAGAGAAGAAAGATTAACAGTTGAcatgaacaattaatttaaccTCCAATTCTTCTGATTTCAGAGTTAGCCGGTCCAAATCTGCAGtatcttgtttatatttaaCCACC from Impatiens glandulifera chromosome 5, dImpGla2.1, whole genome shotgun sequence includes:
- the LOC124938222 gene encoding kinesin-like protein KIN-14N, whose amino-acid sequence is MAGKNQNKPPFGTVSRPSTPSIIKGSLDDVSIDTRRRTMIPKMGSVMKARPALSIVNGGGRDLAPATGPATSSGSDGNSSIEFTMEKVDELLNEKNKSKNRFNYKEKCDEMQTYIKRLKLCIRWFQELEENRAVEQQNLRASLEMAENRSDYIEMEMNANEEKMNLIILDLTNNYTSLQERFTLEESDKLALMEALAKEKETRIAAEKLQISLSEDLQNCRREASSATQTILSINDMNKQLQEYTTSLQQYNCKLQSDIAVKDENFNRSEKERAVVVECLGTLRVNHASLQDQFASLKASNDDTMKQKEALDNEVGCIRNELQRVRDERDLQVLEIKSLRTEVVKYKQDTADLDRLTLKSEELETTCASQSEQIGILQGQLVQAENKLQMADLSANRKMTEYEDQEKVIHDLQCRLTDAELKLEVGEKLRKDLHNTIMELKGNIRVFCRVRPLLPEEGNFEEAKVISYPVAAESLGRGIHVTHNGKKDSFTFDRVFTPEGSQEDVFVEIEQLVQSALDGYRVCIFAYGQTGSGKTYTMMGRLGKPDQKGMIPRSLEQIFKKCQEAQDWRYEMKVYVLEIYNETIRDLLSSSCPDMGRITENGKQQYTIKHDQNGNTWVPSLTVKHVESIEQVYELLNQAEKNRSVGKTQMNEESSRSHFVFTLHISGINVRTGQQVEGILNLIDLAGSERLSKSGSTGDRLKETQAINTSLSALTDVIYALANKQEHVPFRNSKLTYLLKPCLEGDSKVLMFVNISPDPSSASESLNSVKFAARVNACEIGTPRRQPTFRSASCRLSYG
- the LOC124938223 gene encoding photosynthetic NDH subunit of lumenal location 3, chloroplastic, with amino-acid sequence MSSFNGIVETLITIPKIFTAERIRNRKSRIVVFNENRGANYEECHDTKSLQASRRMALTLAVAVTLSGGVGTTGISLAKDNGFWIDGPIPIPQIYNKEIANEATGTRSFLKRGIYMANIGVKGSAHRIKKYAFDLLALEDLLGQNAWNYVIKYLRLKSTFLYYDFDKIISAASPSDKQPLIDLANKLFNSVEKLEDAAKEKNVPQTESRYKDTAVILQEVMDRMDQSS